In one window of Dokdonia sp. PRO95 DNA:
- the recO gene encoding DNA repair protein RecO, giving the protein MLVKTEAIVFSALKYGEADLIVKAFTQSSGLKSYLIRGVLKSKKGKLRVAMFQPLTHLEIEANHKDKGTLESIREAKVVTHYTSLHTEVAKSAIVFFIADVLRSSVQEEEENVPLFDFIVNASLWLDLNNTIANFHLLFLLKLSGYLGFYPDDSEVQHEYFNLIDGMFENAETSIYCRSGQDIELLKLFLGTNFDALVSIKLNQKQRTSFLNMLLQYYELHLHGFKKPRSLAVLNSIFS; this is encoded by the coding sequence ATGCTAGTAAAAACAGAAGCCATTGTATTTTCTGCTCTTAAATATGGAGAGGCAGATCTCATTGTAAAAGCATTTACACAAAGTAGCGGACTCAAATCTTATCTCATTAGAGGAGTTTTAAAATCAAAGAAAGGTAAGCTTCGAGTTGCCATGTTTCAGCCGCTCACACATTTAGAGATTGAAGCAAATCATAAGGATAAAGGCACGCTGGAAAGTATACGCGAGGCAAAAGTGGTCACGCATTACACAAGCTTGCATACGGAAGTGGCAAAAAGTGCCATTGTTTTTTTTATTGCAGATGTACTTAGATCTTCTGTGCAAGAGGAAGAAGAAAACGTTCCTCTCTTTGATTTTATAGTGAACGCTAGCTTATGGCTAGATTTAAATAATACGATTGCAAATTTTCATTTACTATTTCTTTTGAAGCTAAGTGGCTACTTAGGTTTTTATCCAGATGACTCAGAGGTTCAGCATGAGTACTTTAACTTGATAGATGGAATGTTTGAAAATGCTGAGACAAGTATTTACTGTCGTTCTGGGCAGGATATTGAGTTGTTAAAGTTATTCTTGGGCACAAATTTTGATGCATTAGTTTCTATCAAACTAAACCAAAAACAGCGCACCTCTTTTCTCAACATGCTATTACAGTATTATGAGTTACATTTACACGGTTTTAAAAAACCTAGATCACTAGCGGTGCTCAATTCAATTTTCAGCTAA
- a CDS encoding TonB-dependent receptor: MRILFTLLLLVAVSVQAQKITVLDVDTREPIIGVAIFNKDKSKSALTDFDGRADVTAFAKAEILYFQEVAHKDAQYSKAQIIALSNRIFLKQKDNQLTEIVLSASKFAQSRKNVPQKIVGISSEDIQRANPQTAADLLQASGSVFVQKSQQGGGSPLIRGFSTNRLLITLDGVRFNTAIFRGGNVQNVISIDPFTIDRTEVLLGPGSVIYGSDAVGGVMNFYTKQPKLSFTENHLVTGTAVARVNTANNERTGHFDINIGKRNWSFLTSASYSDYDDQRQGKHGPDDYLRTDFVKIIDGVDTAVVNDDPLIQEGSAFNSLNLMQKVRFRPNDTWDFNLGLIYATTSDYDRYDRLTRKRDGEFRAAEWFYGPQQWFMTNLQIDKEGYGSFYNRARATITYQNSKESRNDRDFGGTDFFETDENVDAFSVGLDFTKNLKSKRNKVFYGLEYVYNKVGSNGQVTDITTGTISNQASRYPDGSTWQSLAAYGTIQLELTEKTRLQSGLRYNHIFLAADFSDNNEFFALPFDKADLSTGNLTGSIGVTHEISKTVSLKANLGTAFRAPNIDDVGKIFDSEPGSVVVPNPNLKSEYAYNGELGFNFNFSNALRLDVNGYYTLLENALVRRDFDLDGVTEIAYQGELSNVQAIQNASKAEVYGIEIGADAKLSKTLKLTGQFNYTSGVEQDEDGSYIPFRHVAPLFGNNHLIWTSNKWTLDASVAYSGSFDFDELAPSQQSNSHLYALDGDGNPYSPSWYELSLGSRYVLSDSWSFTANLDNITDQRYRTYSSGIAAAGRNLILAATYNF; the protein is encoded by the coding sequence ATGCGCATACTTTTTACCCTACTCTTATTAGTAGCTGTCTCTGTACAAGCCCAAAAAATCACGGTGCTTGATGTAGACACGCGCGAACCTATAATAGGAGTTGCTATTTTTAATAAAGATAAAAGTAAAAGTGCCCTCACAGATTTTGATGGGAGAGCAGATGTGACCGCTTTCGCGAAAGCGGAAATCCTTTATTTTCAAGAAGTCGCACATAAAGATGCGCAATACAGCAAAGCTCAGATCATAGCCCTTTCTAATAGAATCTTCTTGAAGCAGAAGGATAATCAGCTTACGGAAATTGTGCTCTCTGCAAGCAAATTTGCACAAAGCCGAAAGAACGTTCCACAAAAAATAGTAGGAATCTCTTCTGAAGATATACAGCGCGCAAACCCACAAACTGCAGCAGATTTACTACAGGCAAGTGGCTCTGTGTTTGTTCAAAAAAGTCAGCAAGGTGGAGGTAGTCCTTTGATAAGAGGATTCTCTACAAATAGGTTACTCATCACGTTAGATGGCGTTCGTTTTAATACCGCAATCTTTAGAGGTGGAAACGTACAGAATGTAATCTCAATAGATCCATTTACTATAGATCGCACAGAGGTGCTACTAGGTCCAGGATCCGTAATTTACGGTAGTGATGCCGTGGGAGGAGTAATGAATTTTTATACAAAGCAACCTAAGCTTTCATTTACAGAAAATCACTTAGTTACTGGTACTGCTGTCGCACGTGTAAACACTGCAAATAATGAGAGGACAGGGCATTTTGATATCAATATAGGGAAGCGCAACTGGTCTTTTCTTACTAGTGCAAGCTACTCAGATTATGATGACCAGCGTCAAGGGAAGCATGGCCCAGATGATTATTTACGTACTGATTTTGTAAAAATTATAGACGGCGTTGATACCGCCGTGGTTAATGATGATCCTTTAATACAAGAAGGCTCAGCTTTTAACTCATTAAACTTGATGCAAAAAGTGCGTTTTAGGCCTAACGATACTTGGGATTTTAACCTAGGTCTTATTTATGCCACTACATCAGATTACGATCGTTATGATAGATTAACGAGAAAAAGAGATGGAGAGTTTAGAGCTGCAGAGTGGTTTTATGGTCCGCAACAATGGTTTATGACTAATCTGCAGATTGATAAAGAGGGTTATGGGAGTTTTTATAATCGTGCAAGAGCAACCATAACGTACCAAAACTCTAAGGAAAGTAGAAACGATCGGGATTTTGGCGGAACAGATTTTTTTGAAACAGATGAGAATGTAGATGCTTTTTCTGTAGGCTTAGATTTTACAAAAAACCTGAAGTCAAAGCGCAATAAAGTCTTTTATGGACTAGAGTATGTATATAATAAAGTAGGATCTAATGGTCAAGTAACAGATATCACTACGGGAACTATAAGCAATCAGGCTTCTCGTTATCCAGACGGATCTACATGGCAGTCTCTTGCTGCTTACGGTACTATACAATTAGAACTTACAGAGAAGACACGCCTGCAATCTGGATTGCGTTATAACCACATATTTCTTGCAGCAGACTTTTCTGATAATAATGAGTTTTTTGCACTGCCTTTTGACAAAGCAGATTTAAGTACTGGAAATCTTACAGGAAGCATAGGTGTCACTCATGAAATATCTAAAACAGTAAGCCTCAAAGCAAACCTCGGAACAGCGTTTAGAGCACCTAACATTGATGATGTAGGTAAAATATTTGATAGCGAGCCAGGATCTGTAGTTGTGCCTAATCCTAATCTTAAATCTGAGTATGCATACAATGGCGAACTAGGATTTAATTTCAATTTTTCTAACGCACTAAGGCTGGATGTAAACGGTTATTACACATTGCTAGAGAATGCATTAGTACGTCGTGATTTTGATCTTGATGGCGTGACAGAGATAGCATATCAAGGTGAATTAAGCAATGTACAAGCGATACAGAATGCCTCAAAAGCTGAGGTTTATGGTATAGAAATAGGTGCAGATGCAAAGCTCTCTAAAACCTTAAAGCTTACAGGGCAGTTTAATTATACGAGTGGTGTAGAACAAGACGAAGATGGTAGTTACATACCTTTTAGGCACGTGGCACCGCTTTTTGGTAATAACCATTTAATATGGACTAGTAATAAATGGACGCTAGATGCTTCGGTGGCTTATAGTGGCTCTTTTGATTTTGATGAGCTCGCTCCTAGTCAGCAAAGTAACTCACACCTTTATGCACTAGACGGAGATGGTAATCCTTACTCGCCTAGCTGGTATGAACTTAGTTTAGGGAGCCGTTATGTGCTTTCAGATAGTTGGTCTTTTACAGCAAATCTTGATAATATTACAGACCAGCGATACCGTACATATTCATCCGGAATAGCTGCTGCGGGAAGAAATCTAATACTGGCGGCGACTTATAATTTTTAA
- the rsmI gene encoding 16S rRNA (cytidine(1402)-2'-O)-methyltransferase codes for MSKLYLVPTPIGNLEDMTFRAIRILKEADLILAEDTRTSGKLLKYYEIGTQMMSHHMHNEHKTVDAIVQRIAAGETIACISDAGTPAISDPGFLLTRACVEAGIEVDCLPGATAFVPALVNSGFPNDKFVFEGFLPVKKGRQTRFLALQEETRTMIIYESPHKLVKTLGHFIEYFGEDRPVSVSREITKLHEETVRGTATEVLAHYTNKPPKGEIVIIVGGKSK; via the coding sequence ATGTCAAAACTCTACTTAGTTCCTACGCCTATTGGTAATCTTGAAGATATGACCTTCCGTGCTATTCGCATACTTAAGGAAGCAGATCTTATTCTTGCAGAAGATACACGCACCAGCGGCAAACTACTTAAGTATTACGAAATAGGCACGCAGATGATGAGTCACCATATGCACAATGAGCATAAAACTGTAGATGCTATCGTACAACGCATTGCAGCCGGTGAGACCATAGCTTGTATAAGTGACGCAGGTACACCTGCCATTTCTGACCCTGGTTTTTTACTTACTAGAGCTTGTGTAGAGGCAGGTATAGAGGTAGACTGTTTACCAGGTGCAACAGCATTTGTACCTGCACTTGTAAATAGCGGCTTCCCTAATGATAAGTTTGTTTTTGAAGGTTTTCTTCCTGTAAAGAAAGGGCGCCAAACTCGCTTTCTAGCTCTTCAAGAAGAGACACGCACGATGATTATTTATGAGTCTCCTCACAAGCTAGTAAAGACCTTAGGCCATTTTATAGAATATTTTGGAGAGGATCGCCCGGTTTCTGTCTCTCGAGAGATTACAAAATTACATGAGGAAACCGTGCGCGGGACTGCTACAGAAGTACTTGCCCATTACACAAACAAACCTCCTAAGGGTGAGATTGTCATCATAGTAGGTGGTAAAAGCAAGTAG
- a CDS encoding DoxX family protein, which yields MKVQRIIYWITTIGICAIMLYSAQMYFRNTEMVEGFFKALNYPTYVVIPLAVLKICAILMLLWRGIPWLTEWAYAGIFFDVVLAAAAHYKADHDITLTLVALVLLLASYFFGKEVRPMYR from the coding sequence ATGAAAGTACAACGTATTATTTATTGGATCACCACAATAGGCATTTGTGCTATCATGCTCTACTCTGCTCAAATGTATTTTAGAAATACAGAGATGGTTGAAGGTTTTTTTAAGGCTCTTAATTATCCTACGTACGTTGTAATACCGCTAGCGGTATTGAAAATATGTGCAATCCTCATGTTATTGTGGCGAGGTATACCCTGGCTTACGGAGTGGGCTTATGCTGGAATATTTTTTGACGTAGTTCTCGCAGCTGCCGCCCACTACAAGGCAGATCATGATATTACTTTGACGCTCGTTGCATTAGTATTACTTCTTGCTTCTTACTTTTTTGGGAAAGAAGTGAGACCTATGTATCGCTAG
- a CDS encoding thymidine kinase: MFLENTVNHKEQFGWIEVICGSMFSGKTEELIRRLKRAQFAKQKVEIFKPAVDTRYDEEMVVSHDSNEIRSTPVPAAANIPMLADNCDVVGIDEAQFFDDEIVKVCNDLANRGIRVIVAGLDMDFKGNPFGPMPNLMATAEYVTKVHAVCTRTGNLAQYSYRKAQSEDIVMLGETEEYEPLSRAAYYKAMLRDRLRKMDVQTPEEITINNSRQTPQDPN, encoded by the coding sequence ATGTTTCTCGAAAATACAGTAAATCATAAAGAGCAATTTGGCTGGATTGAAGTCATTTGCGGATCTATGTTCTCTGGTAAAACAGAAGAACTCATCCGTAGGCTCAAACGCGCACAGTTTGCAAAACAAAAAGTTGAAATCTTTAAACCTGCGGTAGACACCCGTTATGATGAGGAAATGGTGGTCTCTCACGACTCAAATGAGATACGCTCTACTCCAGTTCCAGCGGCTGCAAACATCCCTATGCTTGCAGATAATTGCGACGTTGTAGGTATAGACGAAGCACAGTTTTTTGACGATGAGATCGTAAAGGTTTGTAATGATCTTGCAAACCGCGGTATACGAGTAATCGTAGCTGGACTTGATATGGATTTTAAAGGAAACCCCTTTGGGCCTATGCCTAACCTTATGGCAACAGCAGAGTATGTGACTAAGGTACACGCAGTATGTACTCGCACAGGTAACCTAGCTCAATATAGCTATAGAAAAGCACAGAGTGAAGATATCGTTATGCTAGGAGAGACCGAGGAGTATGAGCCCTTATCACGTGCAGCATATTATAAAGCTATGCTGAGAGATAGATTACGTAAAATGGATGTTCAAACTCCTGAGGAAATCACAATAAATAACTCGAGGCAAACCCCTCAAGACCCTAACTAA
- the alr gene encoding alanine racemase — MAITRLEIDLAALRHNYSYLRKKVAPSVKVMAVVKAFGYGSDAGAVAQELEIQGVNYFAVAYVSEGVALRDAGITTPILVLHPQPDNFETLLERCLEPNIYSRRMLEMFSAFAKAKKQTAYPIHLKFNTGLNRLGFLNTDAPWILDRLSENMSLKVASLFSHLVASEDPTEEEFTLNQILQFTNISKELLQGLDYVPFMHMTNTSGVINYHRAHFDCVRIGIGLYGYGNNKEETENLKPVARLKSVISQIHHIKAGQSVGYNRAYKATENIITATLPIGHADGISRSLGKGVGYVMIAGQKASIIGNVCMDMIMVDITSIACHEGDEVEIFGEVTSAETLASEMQSISYELLTAIGQRVKRVILR; from the coding sequence ATGGCAATTACACGCTTAGAAATAGATCTAGCTGCTTTACGCCATAACTATTCTTATTTAAGGAAAAAGGTAGCACCTTCTGTTAAAGTGATGGCAGTAGTAAAAGCCTTTGGGTACGGGAGTGATGCAGGAGCTGTGGCTCAAGAATTAGAAATTCAAGGAGTAAATTATTTTGCTGTAGCATATGTGTCAGAAGGTGTTGCACTTAGAGATGCTGGTATAACAACACCTATACTAGTATTACACCCGCAACCAGATAATTTTGAAACGTTGCTAGAGCGCTGTTTGGAGCCTAATATTTATAGCAGGAGAATGCTGGAAATGTTTTCCGCTTTCGCGAAAGCAAAAAAGCAAACAGCATATCCCATTCATCTTAAGTTTAATACAGGACTTAATAGACTAGGTTTTTTAAATACAGATGCGCCATGGATTCTTGACCGCTTAAGCGAAAATATGAGCCTAAAAGTAGCATCGCTCTTCTCACATCTAGTAGCAAGCGAAGATCCCACCGAAGAAGAATTTACCTTAAATCAAATCCTTCAATTTACAAACATCTCAAAAGAACTCTTGCAAGGGCTAGATTATGTGCCATTTATGCATATGACTAACACTTCTGGGGTTATTAATTATCACAGAGCTCATTTTGATTGTGTACGTATAGGTATAGGTTTATACGGATACGGTAATAATAAAGAGGAGACAGAAAATTTAAAGCCTGTAGCTAGATTAAAATCTGTAATTTCACAGATACATCATATTAAAGCTGGGCAAAGTGTAGGATATAATCGTGCTTATAAAGCTACCGAAAATATAATTACCGCTACATTACCTATAGGTCATGCAGATGGAATCTCTCGTTCCCTAGGGAAAGGTGTTGGTTATGTTATGATTGCTGGGCAAAAGGCTTCTATTATTGGTAATGTTTGTATGGATATGATTATGGTTGATATCACAAGCATAGCCTGCCATGAAGGCGATGAGGTAGAGATTTTTGGAGAAGTTACAAGTGCCGAAACACTAGCCAGCGAGATGCAGTCTATTTCATACGAACTTTTAACGGCCATCGGTCAACGGGTAAAACGTGTCATTCTTCGATAA
- the mscL gene encoding large conductance mechanosensitive channel protein MscL, translated as MLKEFKDFIMTGNVIDLAIAVILAGAIGLVVKGFVGDIMMPIVGHFAGGVDFADLKVVLDEAVMVDGAVATPENAIMYGNWINAIINLIIVGFVLFMIVKAYNKTKKPVVEEVAADPGPSEIDLLKEIRDSLKK; from the coding sequence ATGTTAAAAGAATTTAAAGATTTCATCATGACGGGTAACGTCATTGACCTAGCAATAGCAGTAATACTAGCTGGAGCAATTGGACTTGTAGTAAAAGGATTTGTAGGAGACATCATGATGCCTATAGTAGGACACTTTGCAGGAGGTGTAGATTTTGCAGATTTAAAAGTAGTTCTTGACGAAGCAGTAATGGTAGACGGTGCTGTAGCAACTCCAGAAAATGCAATTATGTATGGAAACTGGATTAATGCAATCATTAACTTAATCATCGTTGGTTTTGTACTTTTCATGATTGTAAAAGCTTACAACAAAACTAAGAAGCCAGTTGTAGAAGAAGTAGCAGCAGATCCAGGACCATCTGAGATTGATTTATTAAAAGAGATCAGAGATTCTCTTAAGAAGTAA
- a CDS encoding aspartate-semialdehyde dehydrogenase translates to MKVAVVGATGMVGQVMLKVLAERDFPITELIPVASERSVGKKVTYKDKEYTIHSMEDAIAAKPQIAIFSAGGNTSKEFAPKFAEVGTTVIDNSSAWRMDPTKKLVVPEINATSLTKEDKIIANPNCSTIQMVLAMSPLHREYGIKRLVISTYQSITGTGVKAVEQLENEYAGEKGEMAYPYPIHRNAIPACDVFEENGYTKEELKLVNETQKILDDRSIAVTATAVRIPVVGGHSESVNVELRAPFEEKDIRKVLNETSGVTVQDNPDTNTYPMPIYAEGKNDVFVGRIRRDYSQENTVNMWIVSDNLRKGAATNAVQIGEYLVANGLV, encoded by the coding sequence ATGAAAGTAGCGGTAGTAGGAGCCACCGGGATGGTAGGCCAAGTGATGTTAAAAGTTCTTGCAGAACGTGATTTCCCAATTACAGAGTTAATACCTGTAGCCTCAGAGCGCTCTGTAGGTAAAAAGGTTACTTATAAAGACAAGGAGTACACGATTCACTCTATGGAAGATGCCATTGCAGCAAAGCCGCAAATAGCAATCTTCTCTGCTGGAGGAAACACCTCAAAGGAGTTTGCACCTAAGTTTGCAGAGGTAGGTACAACAGTAATAGATAACAGCTCTGCCTGGAGAATGGACCCTACAAAGAAGCTTGTAGTGCCAGAAATAAACGCTACCTCACTAACTAAGGAAGATAAAATTATTGCAAACCCTAATTGCTCTACCATACAGATGGTGCTAGCAATGTCTCCTTTACATAGAGAGTACGGTATAAAGAGATTAGTCATATCTACTTATCAATCTATAACTGGTACGGGAGTAAAAGCAGTAGAGCAACTAGAAAATGAATATGCGGGTGAAAAAGGTGAGATGGCATACCCATACCCTATACACCGCAACGCCATACCAGCGTGTGATGTTTTTGAAGAAAATGGATACACAAAGGAAGAACTTAAACTAGTAAACGAAACTCAAAAAATACTAGATGATCGCTCTATAGCTGTTACAGCTACTGCAGTACGTATTCCAGTAGTAGGAGGGCATAGTGAATCTGTAAATGTAGAGCTGCGTGCGCCTTTTGAAGAGAAGGACATTCGTAAGGTTCTTAATGAAACTTCTGGAGTAACTGTACAAGACAACCCAGATACAAATACGTACCCTATGCCTATTTATGCAGAGGGTAAAAATGATGTTTTTGTAGGTCGTATACGTCGTGATTACTCACAAGAGAATACGGTTAATATGTGGATTGTGTCTGATAACCTTCGTAAGGGAGCAGCAACAAATGCAGTGCAAATAGGTGAGTACCTAGTAGCAAACGGATTAGTGTAA
- a CDS encoding CatA-like O-acetyltransferase, producing the protein MKKIDITTWKRKKHFEFFSQFEEPYFGITWQVDMTLAKQRAKEQGISLFVYYLHKSLEAAMAIENFRYRIRPNGEVVLLDTISASATLMRDNETFGFSYIPYDADMTVFTKSVEREVERVKESDELFPPINTDDVMHCSAIPWMDFTAITHSRLFKAKDSVPKISYGQITQKEPGVYTMPVALYVHHGLIDGLHLSRYKIKFQELLDGKE; encoded by the coding sequence TTGAAAAAAATAGACATCACCACCTGGAAACGTAAGAAGCATTTTGAGTTTTTCTCACAATTTGAAGAGCCTTACTTTGGGATCACCTGGCAAGTAGATATGACACTTGCAAAGCAGCGAGCAAAAGAGCAGGGTATCTCACTTTTTGTGTACTACCTGCATAAATCTCTTGAGGCGGCTATGGCTATAGAAAACTTTAGATACCGCATTAGGCCTAATGGAGAGGTGGTGTTGCTAGATACTATAAGCGCTAGCGCTACGCTTATGAGAGACAATGAGACGTTTGGATTTAGTTACATTCCTTACGATGCAGATATGACGGTTTTTACAAAATCTGTAGAGCGTGAGGTGGAGCGTGTAAAGGAATCAGATGAGCTTTTTCCGCCTATTAATACAGATGATGTGATGCATTGCTCTGCCATACCCTGGATGGATTTTACAGCAATCACACATTCAAGACTCTTTAAAGCAAAAGACAGTGTTCCAAAAATTTCTTACGGCCAGATTACTCAAAAAGAGCCAGGAGTTTACACAATGCCTGTTGCCTTATATGTACACCACGGTCTTATAGATGGTTTGCATCTCTCTAGGTATAAGATCAAATTTCAAGAGCTGCTAGACGGTAAAGAGTAG
- a CDS encoding DoxX family membrane protein yields the protein MKLAHTIIRIGLGLMLFVFGLNKFFWFMPDFEFGDNIGAANLFQAFTDSGYMWPLVGGLEAIIGVLFITKKAFPAALLALIPISVNIVLFHAVLDPPNIAPALLVAILNGYFIYRNWSYYKDLV from the coding sequence ATGAAATTAGCACACACAATTATAAGAATAGGCCTAGGACTTATGTTATTTGTCTTTGGTCTGAACAAATTTTTCTGGTTTATGCCAGATTTTGAATTTGGTGATAACATAGGCGCAGCAAATCTTTTTCAGGCATTTACAGATAGTGGTTATATGTGGCCACTTGTGGGAGGGCTTGAAGCGATTATTGGAGTATTATTTATTACTAAAAAAGCATTTCCTGCGGCATTACTAGCACTTATACCTATTTCGGTAAATATTGTGCTCTTTCACGCAGTGCTTGATCCGCCTAATATTGCGCCAGCTTTACTAGTTGCTATCCTCAATGGTTACTTCATTTATCGCAACTGGTCTTATTACAAAGATTTAGTGTAG
- a CDS encoding prolyl oligopeptidase family serine peptidase: MKKLVLFALATTAIISCNQDAEKQSTSMAVTYTETKKVDTVDTYFGTEVQDPYRWLEDDRSEETMDWVKRENNTTQDYLKNIPFRAELKDRLATLWNYEKVGSPFKEGYYTYFYKNDGLQNQYVIYRYKTGEDPSTATVFLDPNTFAEDGTISLGGASFSEDGSILAYAISEGGSDWRKILVMDTEKKEIVEDTLVDVKFSGMSWYKNEGFYYSSYDKPKGSELSAKTDQHKLYYHKLGTAQSTDKLIFGGTAAEKHRYVGGSVTKDNRYLLVSARSSTSGGKLFMKDLTKPGSDFLTILGHEDSDSYVMENVGSKLFIATNLDAPNMRVVTVDASNPTPENWVDFIPETENVLSPSTGGGSFFARYMVDAVSKVKQYDYSGKLVRDVELPGVGSVGGFGAEKDEKELYYSFSNYKTPGSIYKYDIASGTSELFIKPDIDFDPEAYESKQVFYNSKDGTKVPMIITYKKGTELNGKNPTILYAYGGFNVSLTPSFSIANAVWMEQGGVYAVPNLRGGGEYGKKWHDAGTKMQKQNVFDDFIAAAEYLIDNKYTSKKYLAIRGGSNGGLLVGATMTQRPDLMQVALPAVGVMDMLRYHTFTAGAGWAYDYGTAEDSKEMFEYLKGYSPVHNVKAGTSYPATMVTTGDHDDRVVPAHSFKFAAELQEKQAGDAPVLIRIETDAGHGAGTPVAKTIEQYADIFGFTLYNMGYEVLPEKVGNVMKK, encoded by the coding sequence ATGAAAAAACTAGTTCTATTTGCACTGGCTACAACCGCAATAATAAGCTGTAATCAAGACGCCGAAAAACAATCAACATCGATGGCTGTAACTTATACTGAAACAAAAAAAGTAGATACGGTAGACACCTATTTTGGCACAGAAGTGCAAGATCCTTATCGCTGGCTAGAAGACGATCGCAGTGAGGAAACAATGGACTGGGTAAAGCGTGAAAATAACACTACGCAAGACTACCTCAAGAATATTCCTTTTAGAGCAGAGCTTAAAGATAGACTCGCTACTTTATGGAACTATGAGAAAGTAGGTTCACCTTTTAAAGAAGGTTATTATACATACTTCTATAAAAACGACGGACTCCAAAATCAATATGTAATTTATCGCTACAAAACAGGTGAAGATCCTAGTACAGCTACGGTATTTCTAGATCCAAACACCTTTGCCGAAGATGGTACTATTTCCTTAGGAGGAGCAAGCTTCTCTGAGGATGGATCTATTCTTGCTTATGCCATTTCTGAGGGAGGAAGTGACTGGCGCAAGATTCTGGTAATGGATACAGAGAAAAAAGAAATTGTAGAAGATACCCTAGTAGATGTAAAATTCTCAGGAATGTCTTGGTATAAAAATGAAGGTTTTTATTACTCTAGTTATGATAAGCCTAAGGGCAGCGAACTATCGGCAAAGACAGATCAGCATAAATTATACTATCATAAATTAGGTACAGCACAGTCTACAGATAAGCTCATTTTTGGCGGCACAGCTGCAGAGAAGCATAGATATGTAGGTGGTAGTGTTACAAAAGATAACCGCTATCTGCTTGTGAGCGCTCGTAGCTCTACCTCTGGAGGAAAGTTATTTATGAAAGACCTTACTAAGCCAGGTAGTGACTTTCTAACCATACTTGGTCACGAAGATTCTGATAGCTACGTGATGGAAAACGTAGGGAGCAAGCTTTTTATAGCAACTAATCTTGATGCGCCTAATATGCGTGTTGTAACGGTAGATGCATCTAACCCTACACCAGAAAACTGGGTAGATTTTATACCAGAAACAGAAAATGTATTAAGCCCAAGTACTGGCGGAGGATCATTTTTTGCACGTTATATGGTAGATGCAGTTTCAAAGGTAAAACAGTATGACTACAGCGGTAAGTTAGTGCGCGATGTAGAATTACCAGGAGTAGGAAGCGTAGGAGGTTTTGGCGCAGAAAAAGATGAAAAAGAACTGTACTATAGTTTTTCAAATTATAAAACGCCAGGGAGTATTTATAAATATGACATCGCATCTGGTACCTCAGAATTATTTATCAAGCCAGATATAGATTTTGACCCAGAAGCTTACGAGAGCAAGCAGGTGTTTTATAACTCAAAAGACGGTACGAAAGTACCTATGATTATCACATATAAAAAGGGAACTGAGCTCAATGGTAAGAACCCTACTATTTTATATGCTTATGGAGGTTTTAATGTAAGTCTTACACCTAGCTTTAGCATTGCAAATGCTGTGTGGATGGAGCAAGGTGGAGTGTATGCAGTGCCTAACCTAAGAGGTGGTGGTGAATATGGTAAAAAATGGCACGATGCAGGAACTAAGATGCAAAAGCAAAATGTCTTTGATGATTTTATTGCAGCCGCAGAGTATCTTATTGATAACAAATACACCTCAAAAAAGTACTTAGCAATACGCGGTGGTTCTAACGGAGGTTTACTTGTAGGAGCAACAATGACACAACGTCCGGATCTTATGCAAGTAGCATTACCAGCAGTAGGCGTAATGGATATGTTACGTTACCACACCTTTACAGCAGGTGCAGGATGGGCATATGATTATGGTACAGCAGAGGATAGTAAAGAAATGTTTGAATACCTTAAAGGGTATTCTCCAGTACATAATGTAAAAGCGGGAACGTCATACCCAGCAACAATGGTTACTACGGGAGATCACGATGATCGTGTAGTACCTGCTCACTCATTTAAGTTTGCTGCAGAGCTTCAAGAAAAGCAAGCAGGAGATGCCCCAGTACTTATACGTATTGAGACAGACGCTGGTCACGGTGCTGGTACGCCAGTAGCAAAAACTATTGAGCAATATGCAGATATCTTTGGGTTCACATTATATAATATGGGCTACGAGGTACTACCAGAAAAGGTAGGCAACGTGATGAAAAAGTAA